One Fusobacterium nucleatum genomic window carries:
- a CDS encoding IS607 family transposase: MEKEYIKASEYAKKMSLHIRTVYRYYHNGKIKGYQDKETGTIFILNPFKSKNEDNLENKVVLYARVSSNENKNNLESQLERLRLFAITKGYQIVKEIKEVGSGLNDNRSKLNYLLEKELNKFEILLVEHKDRLTRFGFNYDEVKEKQKN, from the coding sequence ATGGAAAAAGAATATATTAAAGCAAGTGAATATGCGAAGAAAATGTCCTTACATATTAGAACTGTCTATCGTTATTATCATAATGGAAAAATAAAAGGTTATCAAGATAAGGAAACAGGAACTATTTTTATTCTTAATCCTTTTAAAAGTAAAAATGAAGATAATCTTGAAAATAAAGTTGTTTTATATGCAAGAGTATCTTCAAATGAAAACAAAAACAATTTAGAAAGTCAATTAGAAAGATTAAGATTATTTGCTATCACTAAAGGTTATCAAATAGTAAAAGAAATAAAAGAGGTAGGTAGTGGATTGAATGATAATCGTTCTAAATTGAATTACTTATTAGAAAAAGAATTGAATAAATTTGAAATTTTATTGGTAGAACATAAAGATAGATTAACAAGATTTGGTTTTAATTATGACGAAGTAAAAGAAAAACAGAAAAATTAA
- a CDS encoding transposase, translating into MKVKRIVKFNIKKSHIDYKYIKTQLIESKEIYNFANYILRQLYFKNSNKHKYSLEFINEYPSLKDLFLKYIEENKQFSSLFYKIICEFSKLKQYSINLKIVQNIVDKLKNDWTSYWKLLKMKKNKTYDEKINIPRYKKKYNLVEYNNQVISKKKLKQGYIGTDKMKQGIKIANRHKVLDCKCFRIYNKNDKILCELIYEKKIEQVKKNDRVASIDIGLENLFTIAFNYNKKGISIKGTKLKAINQYFNKEKARLQSMLPNKQYVSKFINQLLYKRTEQLRNYIGYYTNKLIETLRTERISKLVVGYNKGWKQEINIGSKNNQSFVNIPFRKILDILRYKLEDNGIEYKEQEESYTSNVVV; encoded by the coding sequence ATGAAAGTAAAGAGAATAGTTAAGTTTAATATTAAAAAATCTCATATAGATTACAAATATATTAAAACTCAATTAATAGAAAGCAAAGAAATATATAACTTCGCTAATTATATTCTAAGACAACTTTACTTTAAGAACTCTAACAAACATAAATATTCATTAGAATTTATAAATGAATATCCTAGTTTAAAAGATTTATTTTTAAAATATATAGAAGAAAACAAGCAATTTTCATCTTTATTTTATAAGATTATTTGTGAGTTTTCTAAGTTAAAACAATATTCTATCAACTTGAAGATAGTACAAAACATAGTAGATAAACTTAAAAATGATTGGACTTCTTATTGGAAATTATTAAAGATGAAAAAAAACAAAACTTATGATGAGAAAATTAATATACCTAGATACAAAAAAAAATATAACCTAGTAGAATACAATAATCAAGTAATATCTAAAAAGAAATTAAAACAAGGATATATTGGAACTGATAAGATGAAACAAGGAATTAAAATTGCTAATAGACATAAGGTTTTAGATTGTAAATGCTTTAGAATATACAATAAGAATGATAAGATACTATGCGAACTAATATATGAAAAAAAGATAGAACAAGTTAAAAAGAATGATAGAGTAGCAAGTATAGATATTGGATTAGAAAATTTATTTACAATAGCTTTTAATTATAATAAAAAAGGAATATCAATAAAAGGAACTAAATTAAAAGCAATCAATCAATATTTTAATAAGGAAAAAGCTAGACTACAATCAATGTTACCTAATAAACAATATGTTTCTAAGTTTATAAATCAACTACTATATAAAAGAACAGAACAACTTAGAAACTATATAGGATATTATACTAATAAATTAATTGAGACATTAAGAACTGAAAGAATATCAAAATTAGTAGTAGGCTATAATAAAGGGTGGAAACAAGAAATAAATATAGGAAGTAAGAACAATCAAAGTTTTGTAAATATACCATTTAGAAAGATCTTAGATATATTAAGATATAAATTAGAAGATAACGGAATAGAGTATAAAGAACAAGAAGAAAGTTATACTTCAAATGTAGTGGTATAA
- a CDS encoding IS3 family transposase (programmed frameshift): MINKYDIEFKKKIVRLFLEEGRTKKSISTEFSVSVATISNWVRQFRDECQINEKANHEYDYMKENLRLRKELEETKKENEFFKKSSGILREGNRLMAYRFIQKYSFLFGVRWLLRRLNIYPNAYYNYLKNRKKESIQEKENIKSKIKEIYHSNNGILGHRQIKKFLQRLYNINISKTTAHKYLNKELKLSSITRVKRLNYKKGKPHKIFENLLNQNFYVSEPNKIWCTDFTYLKLTDGSFRYNCSILDLYDRSIVSSITAKEMTSDLAIKTLERALRKVTKIRNKIILHSDQGSQYSSKKFVEYCEKNMIQQSMSRAGCPYDNAPMERYFNTLKNELINHYYYKTEKEIYESIEEFAYVWYNHVRPHSYNDYMTPYEKRRSFKKINKEINFN; encoded by the exons ATGATTAATAAATATGATATTGAATTTAAGAAGAAAATTGTTAGACTTTTCCTTGAAGAAGGTAGAACTAAAAAGAGTATATCTACTGAGTTCTCTGTTTCTGTTGCTACTATTTCTAATTGGGTTAGACAATTCCGTGATGAATGCCAAATTAATGAAAAAGCCAATCATGAATACGACTATATGAAAGAAAATCTTAGACTTCGTAAAGAACTTGAAGAAACTAAAAAAGAAAATGAATTCT TTAAAAAAAGCAGCGGCATTCTTCGCGAAGGAAATCGATTAATGGCTTATCGTTTCATTCAAAAATATAGTTTTCTATTTGGAGTTAGATGGTTATTAAGAAGACTTAATATCTATCCTAATGCTTATTACAATTATCTTAAAAATAGGAAAAAGGAAAGTATTCAGGAAAAAGAAAATATAAAAAGTAAAATTAAAGAGATTTATCATTCTAATAATGGTATATTAGGTCATAGACAAATTAAAAAATTTTTACAAAGATTGTATAACATTAATATTAGTAAGACTACTGCGCATAAATATTTAAATAAGGAGTTAAAACTTTCTTCTATTACAAGAGTTAAGAGACTTAACTATAAAAAGGGAAAGCCTCATAAAATTTTTGAAAATTTATTGAACCAAAATTTCTATGTCTCAGAACCCAACAAAATCTGGTGTACAGATTTCACATATTTAAAATTAACAGATGGAAGTTTTAGATACAACTGTAGTATTTTAGATTTATATGACAGAAGCATAGTATCTAGCATAACAGCTAAAGAAATGACAAGTGATTTAGCGATAAAAACATTAGAAAGAGCATTAAGAAAAGTAACAAAAATAAGGAATAAGATAATATTACATAGTGATCAAGGAAGCCAATATTCTTCAAAGAAATTTGTAGAGTATTGTGAAAAAAATATGATACAACAAAGTATGAGTAGAGCAGGATGTCCCTATGATAATGCACCAATGGAGAGATATTTTAATACATTAAAAAATGAGTTAATAAATCATTACTATTACAAGACAGAAAAAGAAATATATGAATCAATAGAGGAATTTGCATATGTGTGGTATAACCATGTAAGACCACATTCTTATAATGATTATATGACACCATATGAGAAAAGAAGGAGCTTTAAAAAGATAAATAAAGAAATTAATTTTAATTAG
- a CDS encoding IS3 family transposase (programmed frameshift), with product MINKYDIEFKKKIVRLFLEEGRTKKSISNEFSVSVATISNWVRQFRDECQINEKANHEYDYMKENLRLHKELEETKKENEFFKKSSGILREGNRLMAYRFIQKYSFLFGVRWLLRRLNIYPNAYYNYLKNRKKESIQEKENIKSKIKEIYHSNNGILGHRQIKKFLQRLYNINISKTTAHKYLNKELKLSSIARVKRLNYKKGKPHKIFENLLKQNFYVSEPNKIWCTDFTYLKLTDGSFRYNCSILDLYDRSIVSSITAKEMTSDLAIKTLERALRKVTKIRNKIILHSDQGSQYSSKKFVEYCEKNMIQQSMSRAGCPYDNAPMERYFNTLKNELINHYYYKTEKEIYESIEEFAYVWYNHVRPHSYNDYMTPYEKRRSFKKINKEINFN from the exons ATGATTAATAAATATGATATTGAATTTAAGAAAAAAATTGTTAGACTTTTCCTTGAAGAAGGTAGAACTAAAAAGAGCATATCTAATGAATTCTCTGTTTCTGTTGCTACTATTTCTAACTGGGTTAGACAATTCCGTGATGAATGCCAAATTAATGAAAAAGCCAATCATGAATACGACTATATGAAAGAAAACCTTAGACTTCATAAAGAACTTGAAGAAACTAAAAAAGAAAATGAATTCT TTAAAAAAAGCAGCGGCATTCTTCGCGAAGGAAATCGATTAATGGCTTATCGTTTCATTCAAAAATATAGTTTTCTATTTGGGGTTAGATGGTTACTAAGAAGACTTAATATCTATCCTAATGCTTATTACAATTATCTTAAAAATAGAAAAAAGGAAAGTATTCAGGAAAAAGAAAATATAAAAAGTAAAATTAAAGAGATTTATCATTCTAATAATGGTATATTAGGTCATAGACAAATTAAAAAATTTTTACAAAGATTGTATAACATTAATATTAGTAAGACTACTGCGCATAAATATTTAAATAAGGAGTTAAAACTTTCTTCTATTGCGAGAGTTAAGAGACTTAACTATAAAAAGGGAAAGCCTCATAAAATTTTTGAAAATTTATTGAAACAAAATTTCTATGTCTCAGAACCTAATAAAATCTGGTGTACAGATTTTACATATTTAAAATTAACAGATGGAAGTTTTAGATACAACTGTAGTATTTTAGATTTATATGACAGAAGCATAGTATCTAGCATAACAGCTAAAGAAATGACAAGTGATTTAGCGATAAAAACATTAGAAAGAGCGTTAAGAAAAGTAACAAAAATAAGGAATAAGATAATATTACATAGTGATCAAGGAAGCCAATATTCTTCAAAGAAATTTGTAGAGTATTGTGAAAAAAATATGATACAACAAAGTATGAGTAGAGCGGGATGTCCCTATGATAATGCACCAATGGAGAGATATTTTAATACATTAAAAAATGAGTTAATAAATCATTACTATTACAAAACAGAAAAAGAAATATATGAATCAATAGAGGAATTTGCATATGTGTGGTATAACCATGTAAGACCACATTCTTATAATGATTATATGACACCATATGAGAAAAGAAGGAGCTTTAAAAAGATAAATAAAGAAATTAATTTTAATTAG
- a CDS encoding IS30 family transposase, with protein MIQQQYTIKRRKGQHLTLIERGKIEAFLKINMPKIQIASEIGISTRTLYREISRGMIKGLLNSDYSTYDAYSAEFAHRKYLEAMKGKEGTLKIGKNRKLIEYVENSMLNDKNSPYVALENAKKENIEVNICLKTLYNYIHKELFINFSEEDMIYKKDRRKQERIPKRIRKIGGKSIEERPEEINNRQELGHFEADTVLGKRGTKEAILVLTDRKTRLEMVRKIPDKTAESVIKELSKIITEYPGMIKSITSDNGSEFMRADKIEEENIAYYYAHSYSSWERGSNENNNKLIRRFIPKGTDISEISEEEIKRIEKWMNDYPRKIFNGKSANEMYLSKFTKYFS; from the coding sequence ATGATTCAACAACAGTATACAATAAAAAGAAGAAAAGGACAACATTTAACTTTAATTGAGAGAGGTAAAATTGAAGCTTTCTTAAAAATTAATATGCCTAAAATTCAAATTGCTTCTGAAATTGGTATTAGTACCAGAACTCTTTATCGCGAAATTAGCAGAGGAATGATTAAAGGACTTCTTAATTCTGATTACTCTACTTATGATGCATATTCTGCTGAGTTTGCACACAGAAAATACTTAGAAGCTATGAAAGGTAAAGAAGGAACACTAAAAATTGGTAAAAATCGTAAATTAATAGAGTATGTTGAGAATTCTATGCTTAATGATAAAAATTCTCCATATGTAGCCTTAGAAAATGCTAAAAAAGAAAATATAGAAGTGAATATTTGTTTAAAGACACTATATAACTACATTCATAAAGAATTATTCATAAATTTTTCTGAAGAAGATATGATTTACAAAAAAGATAGAAGAAAGCAAGAAAGGATTCCAAAAAGAATAAGAAAGATCGGAGGAAAGAGTATAGAAGAAAGGCCAGAAGAAATAAATAACAGACAAGAATTAGGTCATTTTGAAGCAGATACTGTGTTAGGAAAAAGAGGAACAAAGGAAGCTATATTAGTATTAACAGATAGAAAAACAAGGCTAGAAATGGTAAGAAAGATACCTGATAAAACAGCAGAAAGTGTGATAAAAGAATTAAGTAAAATAATAACAGAGTATCCTGGGATGATAAAAAGTATAACAAGTGATAATGGTAGTGAATTTATGAGAGCAGACAAGATAGAGGAAGAAAATATCGCATATTATTATGCACATAGTTATAGCTCATGGGAAAGAGGAAGCAATGAGAATAATAACAAGTTAATAAGGAGATTTATTCCTAAAGGAACTGACATATCAGAAATAAGTGAAGAAGAAATTAAGCGAATAGAAAAGTGGATGAATGATTACCCAAGAAAAATATTTAATGGAAAAAGTGCAAATGAAATGTATTTAAGTAAATTTACTAAATATTTTTCATAA
- a CDS encoding bacteriocin immunity protein → MLERKELIDLIEQIKNFEGTEEEEDILLEKLQNLVLDPEISDYIYWTDMSSEEIADKVLAYKPIILKNK, encoded by the coding sequence ATATTGGAAAGAAAAGAATTAATAGATTTAATAGAACAAATAAAAAACTTTGAAGGAACAGAGGAAGAAGAAGATATTCTTTTAGAAAAACTACAAAATTTAGTTTTGGATCCAGAAATATCTGATTATATATACTGGACTGACATGAGTTCAGAAGAAATAGCAGACAAAGTATTGGCTTATAAACCAATCATATTAAAGAATAAGTAA
- a CDS encoding primosomal protein N, which translates to MSNKNNFLGNISSLKEKIYKNISKDNEDLIIFLDIFSQFSKNTNNIKEFIYSNEEISKNFFNLIKFKKNDLEDIYTILNYIKESSKKEDLEIYGKELDRGIYEIRWIIEEKKLYQSIFENFEDNILSKNSIVNEEYKEEDFSQNQYLIKTFSNKLWKDINKETIINFLEGLDFYYLSNEAYFFIIPACIRYGIEKFENNEDLEYLLFFLSDRDRAKYANNKIKKLVVSYLELLKKLKFLAFGREEEKCLEIWR; encoded by the coding sequence ATGAGTAATAAAAATAATTTTTTAGGAAATATTTCAAGTTTAAAAGAAAAAATATATAAAAATATCTCAAAAGATAATGAGGATTTAATAATTTTTTTAGATATATTTAGCCAATTTAGTAAAAATACAAATAACATAAAAGAATTTATATATTCAAATGAAGAAATTTCAAAAAATTTTTTTAATTTAATAAAATTCAAGAAAAATGATTTGGAAGATATATATACTATTCTAAATTATATTAAAGAGAGCTCTAAAAAAGAAGATTTAGAAATATATGGTAAAGAACTTGATAGAGGAATTTATGAAATAAGATGGATTATTGAGGAGAAAAAACTTTATCAAAGTATTTTTGAGAATTTTGAGGACAATATTTTATCTAAGAATAGCATTGTAAATGAAGAGTATAAAGAGGAAGATTTTTCACAAAACCAATATTTAATAAAAACTTTTTCAAATAAGTTATGGAAAGATATTAATAAGGAAACTATTATAAACTTTTTAGAAGGCTTAGATTTCTATTATTTAAGTAATGAAGCATATTTTTTTATTATTCCAGCTTGTATTAGATATGGAATTGAAAAATTTGAAAATAATGAAGACTTAGAATATTTACTATTTTTTCTTTCAGATAGAGATAGAGCTAAATATGCAAATAATAAGATAAAAAAATTAGTAGTTTCTTATCTGGAATTACTAAAAAAATTAAAATTTTTAGCATTTGGAAGGGAAGAAGAGAAGTGTCTTGAAATATGGAGGTAA